Within Enterobacter sp. RHBSTW-00175, the genomic segment AGCCGTGCGCAAACACAATTCGGTTGTACGGGATCTCTGCATCAGCAGGAAGATAGATCGGTTCGTCGTCGCCTTTAATCAGACGTGTATTAAAATCAGCGGCAAAACAGCCATCAAAGATCTCAATCAGCTGTTCGTAATTATGCTTACTGTCCATTAGTTCATCCCCAACCAGTGGAGGATCTCCTGTCCATGGCTATCATAAAGAAGCTTGGAACTCATCACCGCCGACACCACAACAATCATCGGACGGATCAGTTTCTGCCCTTTGCTTAACACCAGACGCGAGCCTGCGCGCGCACCCAAAAATTGCCCCGCCATCATCACAAACCCGGTCGCCCAGATAACTTTTCCACCAATGATGAACAACAGCAAGCCGCCTAAGTTGGAGGTCGCATTGAGTACTTTGGCATGAGCAGTCGATTTGGCGAGGTTAAACCCGGCCAGCGTCACAAACGCTAAGGCATAAAATGAACCTGCACCTGGCCCAAAGAAGCCATCGTAAAAACCGACGCAACCACCCGCGATCAGTGCAAACGGCAAACCATGCAGGCGACGCTGTCTGTCTTCTTCGCCAAGCCGTGGCATCAGTAAAAAGTACAGGCCAATACAGATAACCAGGATGGGCAGGATCTGACGCAAAATGTCGGACTGCACGTGCTGAACCAGCAGTGCGCCAGACGTAGAGCCGATAAAGGTCATCAGGATATTCAGTTTCTGATCGGCAAGATTAACCACCTTACGGCGGATAAAATAGAGCGATGCGGATAGAGACCCGCCACAAGCCTGAAGCTTATTGGTTGCCAGGGCCTGTGCAGGGTTCATGCCAGCGGCCAGCAGGGCCGGAACAGTCAGCAAACCGCCCCCACCCGCCAGCGCATCAATAAATCCGGCTAACATAGCGACAAAAAACAGCACCACCAGCAGCGTGGGTGACACCATAAAAAGATCGACGAAATTATCCATTAGAGTACATGCTCATCCAGTAGCGCCTGGCAGGAAGGCGGCAACGGAGGCGGTGTCTTCTTCTCAGGCTTAGAGGTTCCAGGTTTTGCAGGTTCAAACCAGCTTTGCAGTTCCGCGCCACAGCCATCGCCTGGCGGCGGTAACGGCTGATCTTCGCATTCAAGACTGTTTGCCGGGCAACGCAGACGAACGTGCATATGCGCACGATGCTGGAACCACGGGCGCACTTTGCGCAGCCAGTCGCGATCGGTGCCGGCATCCTGGCAGAGCTGCTGTTTAATGGCCGGGTTCACAAAAATCCGCGTGACGTCGTTATCTTTCGCCGCCAGCTTGATCATACTGGAGACATCCTGCGACCAAAGTGAGGGCACAACGTTTTTACCGTCGCCCGCGACCAGATCCAGCGCCTGCGGTTTCAGTAGTTGTGAGGAACTCCAGCGCGCTTTCGGCAGTTGCAAGAAGATATCGACATCCAGTCCGGTCTGGTGGCTGGCGTGTCCACTGTTGAAACGCCCACCGGCAGGCATTCCCATATCGCCGATGAGCATGGTCCCCAGCCCCAGATTGTGCACCTGGTTGCCCAGACGCTGAATAAACAGCACCAGGTCCGGGTGACCAAAATAGCGGCGCTGGTCAGTGCGCATCACCTGATAGGTGTCTGATTGCAGCGGCAACTCTTGTGCACCAACGATACAGCCGTTCGAAAATGCACCAATAGACTGCGCACTCCCCGCTACCGGATGGCTGATTTTTTGCCACGGTGTAGCAGCCAGACTGGCTCCACTGGCGAGTAACGCCAGCAGAGCAATTGCGGTTTTTTTCATGTTTACCAGCGTGGAATGGTGGTCGTCACATCCGCATTCTGCGCGCGCTGGCGCAGGAAGTGATCCATCAGCACAATCGCCAGCATCGCTTCAGCAATCGGCACTGCGCGGATCCCCACGCACGGATCATGACGGCCTTTCGTGATCATCTCGACTTCTTCACCAGAGCGGTTAATCGTATGGCCCGGTACGGTAATGCTGGAGGTTGGTTTCAGTGCGATGTTAGCGACAATCTGTTGCCCGCTGCTGATCCCGCCAAGAATACCGCCCGCGTGGTTGCTCTGGAAACCGTCTTTGGTAATTTCGTCACGGTTCTGGCTACCACGAAGCTGAATCACGCCAAAACCGTCGCCAATCTCAACACCTTTCACCGCATTGATGCTCATCATCGCGTGGGCAATATCAGCGTCAAGACGGTCAAAGACCGGCTCGCCCCAGCCTGCGGGAACACCATCTGCCACAACGGTCACTTTGGCACCGATGGAGTCGCCCTCTTTCTTCAGGCCACGCATCAGTTCGTCCAAAGCCTCCAGCTTATCGGCATCGGCGCAGAAGAACGGGTTTTGTTCAACCTGGTCCCAGTCTTTAATCGCCAGCGGAATGTCGCCCATCTGGGTCAGACAACCGCGGATAACGATGCCAAATTTTTGCGCCAGGTATTTTTTCGCGATCGCGCCTGCGGCTACACGCATGGCAGTTTCACGCGCGGAAGAACGACCGCCACCGCGATAATCACGAAAACCGTATTTTTGCTCGTAGGTATAGTCAGCATGACCCGGACGGAAGACGTCTTTGATGGCACCGTAGTCCTGCGAACGCTGATCGGTGTTTTCAATCAGCAAGCCAATGCTGGTACCGGTGGTACGGCCTTCGAACACGCCAGAGAGAATTTTGACCTGGTCCGGCTCGCGACGCTGCGTGGTGTAGCGAGAGGTGCCAGGGCGACGACGGTCGAGGTCGTGCTGTAAATCAGCTTCGGTCAGCTCGATGCCTGGCGGGACGCCATCAACGATACAACCCAGTGCCAGCCCGTGCGACTCACCAAAGGTGGTCACGCGGAATAATTGTCCAATACTGTTTCCTGCCATCACGGCTCCGCTGTCGTTATTTGTGTTTGAGCGTTGTGAAACGGGCCGAAGCCCGCTGGATTAATCTTTGTAAATGCTGAAGTGTTCACGCGCGTCGAGAAGCTGCGCTTTGGTCAACATAAAGACGCCATCACCGCCGTTGTCGAACTCGAGCCAGGTG encodes:
- a CDS encoding sulfite exporter TauE/SafE family protein, whose protein sequence is MDNFVDLFMVSPTLLVVLFFVAMLAGFIDALAGGGGLLTVPALLAAGMNPAQALATNKLQACGGSLSASLYFIRRKVVNLADQKLNILMTFIGSTSGALLVQHVQSDILRQILPILVICIGLYFLLMPRLGEEDRQRRLHGLPFALIAGGCVGFYDGFFGPGAGSFYALAFVTLAGFNLAKSTAHAKVLNATSNLGGLLLFIIGGKVIWATGFVMMAGQFLGARAGSRLVLSKGQKLIRPMIVVVSAVMSSKLLYDSHGQEILHWLGMN
- the mepA gene encoding penicillin-insensitive murein endopeptidase, encoding MKKTAIALLALLASGASLAATPWQKISHPVAGSAQSIGAFSNGCIVGAQELPLQSDTYQVMRTDQRRYFGHPDLVLFIQRLGNQVHNLGLGTMLIGDMGMPAGGRFNSGHASHQTGLDVDIFLQLPKARWSSSQLLKPQALDLVAGDGKNVVPSLWSQDVSSMIKLAAKDNDVTRIFVNPAIKQQLCQDAGTDRDWLRKVRPWFQHRAHMHVRLRCPANSLECEDQPLPPPGDGCGAELQSWFEPAKPGTSKPEKKTPPPLPPSCQALLDEHVL
- the aroC gene encoding chorismate synthase → MAGNSIGQLFRVTTFGESHGLALGCIVDGVPPGIELTEADLQHDLDRRRPGTSRYTTQRREPDQVKILSGVFEGRTTGTSIGLLIENTDQRSQDYGAIKDVFRPGHADYTYEQKYGFRDYRGGGRSSARETAMRVAAGAIAKKYLAQKFGIVIRGCLTQMGDIPLAIKDWDQVEQNPFFCADADKLEALDELMRGLKKEGDSIGAKVTVVADGVPAGWGEPVFDRLDADIAHAMMSINAVKGVEIGDGFGVIQLRGSQNRDEITKDGFQSNHAGGILGGISSGQQIVANIALKPTSSITVPGHTINRSGEEVEMITKGRHDPCVGIRAVPIAEAMLAIVLMDHFLRQRAQNADVTTTIPRW